In Parasteatoda tepidariorum isolate YZ-2023 chromosome 2, CAS_Ptep_4.0, whole genome shotgun sequence, one DNA window encodes the following:
- the LOC107457445 gene encoding uncharacterized protein — translation MVRVASGIKTKKYLLILTVLCAFVLIEGQKPKRCPSPWRTFRSVCFLFADNNNQKFEDAQSICFKQGGFLASIRSSQEQGFLIKTIQGMGSSLQRVRWLIGLYQYDPTDNKAYRWLDGSVSNFRNWMPTQPNSVYERCALLDGSNGYKWRDEICSNRALFICRKDLDKEGSMNCFKGHPPSNQILEKKGISVTECLEHCRGLGFPLAGTIPDKCFCLQKDNLNNLPIAERMECNGICQNQHCGNKDFVTIYNLTFYSDTAESCEDLSQLGLSNPSTYVTKSGEEEKLQNCFSDGIFYVLLCIT, via the exons ATG GTTAGAGTAGCTAGTGGAATAAAGACTAAAAAATATCTCTTGATATTAACTGTGCTATGTGCCTTTGTATTGATAG aAGGCCAAAAGCCAAAGAGGTGCCCTAGTCCATGGCGAACTTTTCGGAGTGTATGCTTTCTCTTTGCTGACAATAATAACCAGAAGTTTGAAGACGCACAATCAATATGTTTCAAACAAGGTGGCTTTTTAGCAAGCATCAGAAGCAGTCAAGAACAAGGGTTTCTAATAAAg ACCATCCAAGGTATGGGATCATCTTTGCAAAGAGTGCGGTGGTTGATTGGATTGTACCAATATGATCCTACAGACAATAAAGCTTACAGGTGGTTAGATGGGAGTGTGTCAAACTTTCGGAATTGGATGCCAACGCAACCGAACTCTGTTTATGAACGATGCGCGTTATTAGATGGCAGCAACGGCTATAAATGGCGAGATGAAATTTGCTCAAATAGAGCTCTTTTTATTTGCAGAAAAGATTTGGATAAAG AGGGCTCTATGAACTGTTTTAAAGGTCACCCACCAAGTAATCAGATCCTGGAAAAGAAAGGAATTAGCGTTACAGAATGCTTAGAGCACTGTCGTGGCCTTGGATTTCCCTTGGCAGGTACCATACCAGATAAATGCTTCTGTCTACAGAAGGATAATCTTAACAATTTGCCGATTGCCGAAAGGATGGAATGTAACGGAATTTGCCAGAATCAACATTGTGGCAACAAGGACTTCGTTACAATCTATAAcctaa CTTTTTACTCAGATACTGCTGAATCTTGCGAAGATCTTTCCCAACTTGGTCTTTCGAACCCTAGTACTTACGTCACTAAATCAGGAGAGGAAGAGAAGCTCCAAAACTGTTTCAGTGATGGTATATTTTATGTGCTATTATGTATAACATga